In Trifolium pratense cultivar HEN17-A07 linkage group LG7, ARS_RC_1.1, whole genome shotgun sequence, a genomic segment contains:
- the LOC123894542 gene encoding cysteine-rich receptor-like protein kinase 10 isoform X2, whose amino-acid sequence MKTLQHSITCTTRFISFIFLIFFLFMTLSSAQSKSPFYMHSFCQNLTEKTNNTSYKSNVNNFLAWIITDSVTGTLSNNNTIGSKNNSDHDNVYGFYECRVGITGSFCQFCINTAVGQIAQHCPNSDSSMIWYDLCIIGYSSENSIGKVIVEPSWNVTGSKLTKDSTELAKVENIMTSLIGKMSISATANWAAGEFYWSHTEKRYGLVQCNRLLSKDGCRQCLEAMLDRVPRCCGTKVGWAVVCPSCGIKIDDYNFYQQQTESPSPIPNPGKQEGSSNKKTLTISLVSVLIVVVLLTCGVYYSWRRNNRLSQGGLMSRNIPTAFRRDHIQTYDSSLNGDLPIIPLIVIQHSTNYFSLSSKLGEGGFGSVYKGTLPDGTEIAAKRLSETSGQGLEEFKNEVIFIAKLQHRNLVKLLGCCFEENEKILVYEYMPNSGLDFHLFNLENHNQLDWNKRLNIINGIARGLLYLHEDSRLRVIHRDLKASNVLLDDEMNPKISDFGLARRFEKGQSQRETKRVMGTYGYMAPEYAMAGLFSVKSDVFSFGVLVLEIVYGKRNGEFFFSEHGQSLLLNIWKLWCEGKSWEFVDPIQRKTYIEREVLKCVHIGLLCVQEDAADRPTMSTVVLMLGSNTMVLPKPEKPAFSVGRLPNEDLTSKSFNELTVTSFTPR is encoded by the exons ATGAAAACGTTACAACACAGCATAACATGTACTACAAGGTTCATTAGCTTCATTTTCCTCATATTTTTCCTCTTCATGACCCTATCAAGTGCACAATCAAAATCACCATTTTACATGCATAGTTTTTGTCAGAACCTaacagaaaaaacaaacaacactTCATACAAATCCAACGTTAACAACTTCCTTGCATGGATAATCACTGATTCTGTCACAGGCACATTATCTAATAACAACACCATAGGCAGCAAGAACAACAGTGATCACGACAATGTTTATGGGTTCTACGAATGTAGGGTTGGCATCACTGGAAGTTTCTGCCAATTCTGTATCAACACTGCTGTTGGACAAATCGCTCAACATTGTCCCAACAGTGACTCGTCTATGATATGGTATGATTTATGCATCATAGGTTATTCTAGCGAGAATTCCATAGGAAAAGTTATTGTAGAACCCTCATGGAATGTAACCGGATCCAAACTCACTAAGGACTCCACAGAACTTGCAAAAGTAGAGAATATCATGACGAGTTTGATAGGAAAAATGAGTATATCAGCCACTGCCAATTGGGCAGCGGGTGAGTTCTATTGGAGCCACACCGAGAAAAGGTATGGTTTGGTGCAGTGTAATAGATTGCTTAGTAAGGACGGGTGCAGACAGTGTTTAGAGGCTATGTTGGATAGAGTTCCTCGATGCTGTGGAACGAAGGTAGGATGGGCAGTTGTGTGTCCTAGTTGTGGAATTAAgattgatgattataatttCTACCAACAGCAAACAGAATCTCCTTCTCCTATTCCAAATCCAG GCAAGCAAGAAGGTTCAAGTAACAAAAAAACCTTAACCATAAGCTTAGTAAGTGTACTAATTGTAGTAGTTCTACTAACTTGTGGTGTCTACTACTCATGGAGAAGGAATAATAGGTTAAGTCAAG gcGGATTGATGTCGAGGAACATTCCTACAGCTTTTCGACGTGATCATATTCAAACATATGATTCATCATTGAATGGAGACCTTCCAATTATCCCTTTAATTGTTATTCAACACAGCACTAATTACTTTTCGCTGTCTTCTAAATTAGGAGAAGGAGGATTTGGTTCTGTTTACAAG GGTACTTTACCGGATGGGACAGAAATTGCAGCCAAAAGGCTTTCAGAAACATCCGGTCAAGGTTTAGAGGAGTTCAAGAATGAAGTGATTTTCATAGCTAAACTACAACATAGAAACCTTGTGAAACTTTTGGGTTGTTGCTtcgaagaaaatgaaaagataCTAGTGTATGAGTACATGCCAAATTCAGGCCTCGACTTTCACCTTTTCA ATTTGGAAAATCATAATCAACTAGATTGGAATAAACGTCTAAACATTATAAATGGAATCGCAAGAGGACTGTTATACCTTCACGAGGATTCTCGACTTAGAGTTATCCATAGAGATTTGAAAGCCAGCAATGTTCTTTTGGACGATGAAATGAATCCAAAGATATCAGATTTCGGATTGGCAAGAAGGTTCGAAAAAGGCCAAAGTCAGAGAGAAACAAAAAGAGTTATGGGAACTTA CGGTTACATGGCTCCAGAATATGCTATGGCTGGATTGTTTTCGGTAAAATCTGATGTTTTTAGCTTTGGAGTGCTCGTATTGGAAATCGTTTATGGTAAAAGGAATGGTGAATTCTTCTTTTCGGAACACGGGCAAAGTCTTCTCTTAAAT ATTTGGAAACTCTGGTGTGAAGGAAAAAGTTGGGAATTTGTTGATCCGATCCAAAGAAAAACATACATCGAACGTGAAGTTTTAAAGTGCGTACACATTGGTTTATTGTGCGTGCAAGAAGATGCTGCAGATCGACCAACTATGTCCACTGTTGTTCTCATGCTAGGGAGCAACACGATGGTCCTTCCAAAACCCGAAAAACCAGCATTTTCTGTCGGAAGACTGCCCAATGAAGATTTAACTTCAAAAAGTTTTAACGAACTTACGGTAACTAGTTTTACACCTAGATAG
- the LOC123894542 gene encoding cysteine-rich receptor-like protein kinase 10 isoform X1: MKTLQHSITCTTRFISFIFLIFFLFMTLSSAQSKSPFYMHSFCQNLTEKTNNTSYKSNVNNFLAWIITDSVTGTLSNNNTIGSKNNSDHDNVYGFYECRVGITGSFCQFCINTAVGQIAQHCPNSDSSMIWYDLCIIGYSSENSIGKVIVEPSWNVTGSKLTKDSTELAKVENIMTSLIGKMSISATANWAAGEFYWSHTEKRYGLVQCNRLLSKDGCRQCLEAMLDRVPRCCGTKVGWAVVCPSCGIKIDDYNFYQQQTESPSPIPNPGKQEGSSNKKTLTISLVSVLIVVVLLTCGVYYSWRRNNRLSQGNFEKLHTYFKFFNLISQTLFFIGGLMSRNIPTAFRRDHIQTYDSSLNGDLPIIPLIVIQHSTNYFSLSSKLGEGGFGSVYKGTLPDGTEIAAKRLSETSGQGLEEFKNEVIFIAKLQHRNLVKLLGCCFEENEKILVYEYMPNSGLDFHLFNLENHNQLDWNKRLNIINGIARGLLYLHEDSRLRVIHRDLKASNVLLDDEMNPKISDFGLARRFEKGQSQRETKRVMGTYGYMAPEYAMAGLFSVKSDVFSFGVLVLEIVYGKRNGEFFFSEHGQSLLLNIWKLWCEGKSWEFVDPIQRKTYIEREVLKCVHIGLLCVQEDAADRPTMSTVVLMLGSNTMVLPKPEKPAFSVGRLPNEDLTSKSFNELTVTSFTPR; this comes from the exons ATGAAAACGTTACAACACAGCATAACATGTACTACAAGGTTCATTAGCTTCATTTTCCTCATATTTTTCCTCTTCATGACCCTATCAAGTGCACAATCAAAATCACCATTTTACATGCATAGTTTTTGTCAGAACCTaacagaaaaaacaaacaacactTCATACAAATCCAACGTTAACAACTTCCTTGCATGGATAATCACTGATTCTGTCACAGGCACATTATCTAATAACAACACCATAGGCAGCAAGAACAACAGTGATCACGACAATGTTTATGGGTTCTACGAATGTAGGGTTGGCATCACTGGAAGTTTCTGCCAATTCTGTATCAACACTGCTGTTGGACAAATCGCTCAACATTGTCCCAACAGTGACTCGTCTATGATATGGTATGATTTATGCATCATAGGTTATTCTAGCGAGAATTCCATAGGAAAAGTTATTGTAGAACCCTCATGGAATGTAACCGGATCCAAACTCACTAAGGACTCCACAGAACTTGCAAAAGTAGAGAATATCATGACGAGTTTGATAGGAAAAATGAGTATATCAGCCACTGCCAATTGGGCAGCGGGTGAGTTCTATTGGAGCCACACCGAGAAAAGGTATGGTTTGGTGCAGTGTAATAGATTGCTTAGTAAGGACGGGTGCAGACAGTGTTTAGAGGCTATGTTGGATAGAGTTCCTCGATGCTGTGGAACGAAGGTAGGATGGGCAGTTGTGTGTCCTAGTTGTGGAATTAAgattgatgattataatttCTACCAACAGCAAACAGAATCTCCTTCTCCTATTCCAAATCCAG GCAAGCAAGAAGGTTCAAGTAACAAAAAAACCTTAACCATAAGCTTAGTAAGTGTACTAATTGTAGTAGTTCTACTAACTTGTGGTGTCTACTACTCATGGAGAAGGAATAATAGGTTAAGTCAAGGTAATTTTGAAAAGTTACACACatattttaagttcttcaacctcatttcacaaactttattttttataggcGGATTGATGTCGAGGAACATTCCTACAGCTTTTCGACGTGATCATATTCAAACATATGATTCATCATTGAATGGAGACCTTCCAATTATCCCTTTAATTGTTATTCAACACAGCACTAATTACTTTTCGCTGTCTTCTAAATTAGGAGAAGGAGGATTTGGTTCTGTTTACAAG GGTACTTTACCGGATGGGACAGAAATTGCAGCCAAAAGGCTTTCAGAAACATCCGGTCAAGGTTTAGAGGAGTTCAAGAATGAAGTGATTTTCATAGCTAAACTACAACATAGAAACCTTGTGAAACTTTTGGGTTGTTGCTtcgaagaaaatgaaaagataCTAGTGTATGAGTACATGCCAAATTCAGGCCTCGACTTTCACCTTTTCA ATTTGGAAAATCATAATCAACTAGATTGGAATAAACGTCTAAACATTATAAATGGAATCGCAAGAGGACTGTTATACCTTCACGAGGATTCTCGACTTAGAGTTATCCATAGAGATTTGAAAGCCAGCAATGTTCTTTTGGACGATGAAATGAATCCAAAGATATCAGATTTCGGATTGGCAAGAAGGTTCGAAAAAGGCCAAAGTCAGAGAGAAACAAAAAGAGTTATGGGAACTTA CGGTTACATGGCTCCAGAATATGCTATGGCTGGATTGTTTTCGGTAAAATCTGATGTTTTTAGCTTTGGAGTGCTCGTATTGGAAATCGTTTATGGTAAAAGGAATGGTGAATTCTTCTTTTCGGAACACGGGCAAAGTCTTCTCTTAAAT ATTTGGAAACTCTGGTGTGAAGGAAAAAGTTGGGAATTTGTTGATCCGATCCAAAGAAAAACATACATCGAACGTGAAGTTTTAAAGTGCGTACACATTGGTTTATTGTGCGTGCAAGAAGATGCTGCAGATCGACCAACTATGTCCACTGTTGTTCTCATGCTAGGGAGCAACACGATGGTCCTTCCAAAACCCGAAAAACCAGCATTTTCTGTCGGAAGACTGCCCAATGAAGATTTAACTTCAAAAAGTTTTAACGAACTTACGGTAACTAGTTTTACACCTAGATAG